One Firmicutes bacterium CAG:345 genomic window carries:
- a CDS encoding putative uncharacterized protein (product inferred by homology to UniProt) encodes MALHDEGIRFTEEHYATKDDVKKAYNMSMIDSIWDKVLLYRSNFLADTGLINIDHHPFSLTLYRNLTKKISNIERKIFQTYVRYNKEGEDFKKIFNEKVLMRFFIEMNYGDDSITEDMMLHIIRHDIGVLPANVAPLCAYQNTLEYFKNHEVNINKELLLAINGMVAGESYEDSLKNYFRSSEIDTPHYFQKNYIYKAAPLEELDGLIDNYLNFLNDEDFSPLLKSIISFFYFDYIKPFDYQLEETSSILAKVLLSKGFEDVGFLMLTEGIGFDHQEEIRKVKKIVQETGDLTYFVVYYLDVIDSDLDTLMDLIEEVKIQFVKEEQYKIDEPIMEEKKEEIVEEVKPIVKKIPSFIYDEENIPKNLVSQGEVALPVFPTGVEKNAIGSIVQNLMEIYPYLKKTQAHFYALHCTIGKHYTIAQFKKEEDVAYETARTSMDFLADSGFYKKSQIRNKFVYTPIPRR; translated from the coding sequence ATGGCACTACATGATGAGGGTATTAGGTTTACTGAAGAACATTATGCTACTAAAGATGATGTAAAAAAAGCGTATAACATGTCGATGATTGATTCGATTTGGGATAAAGTTTTGCTATATAGATCTAATTTTTTGGCTGATACTGGACTTATAAATATTGATCATCATCCTTTTTCGTTGACCTTATATAGAAATTTAACTAAAAAGATTTCAAATATTGAAAGAAAAATTTTCCAAACTTATGTTCGTTATAATAAAGAGGGTGAAGATTTTAAAAAGATTTTCAATGAAAAAGTATTGATGAGGTTTTTTATTGAAATGAATTATGGTGATGATTCTATTACTGAAGATATGATGCTTCATATAATAAGACATGATATTGGTGTATTACCAGCTAATGTTGCTCCTTTATGTGCTTATCAAAATACTTTAGAATATTTTAAAAATCATGAGGTTAATATAAATAAAGAACTGCTTTTAGCCATAAATGGCATGGTTGCTGGCGAAAGCTATGAAGATAGTTTAAAAAATTATTTCCGAAGTTCAGAAATAGATACTCCTCATTATTTTCAAAAAAATTATATTTATAAAGCTGCTCCACTTGAAGAACTTGATGGATTGATTGATAATTATTTAAATTTTTTAAATGATGAAGATTTTTCTCCTCTTTTAAAAAGCATTATTAGTTTTTTCTATTTTGATTATATTAAACCTTTTGATTATCAGCTAGAAGAGACTTCTTCAATTCTTGCAAAAGTGCTTTTATCTAAAGGCTTTGAAGATGTAGGATTTTTAATGTTAACTGAAGGAATAGGATTTGATCACCAGGAAGAAATTAGAAAAGTTAAAAAAATTGTTCAAGAAACAGGAGATTTAACTTATTTTGTTGTATATTATTTAGATGTAATAGATAGTGATCTAGATACTTTAATGGATTTGATTGAAGAAGTTAAGATTCAATTTGTTAAAGAAGAACAATATAAAATAGATGAACCTATTATGGAAGAAAAAAAGGAAGAAATTGTCGAAGAAGTAAAGCCTATAGTTAAAAAAATTCCATCATTTATCTATGATGAAGAAAATATACCTAAAAATCTTGTCAGTCAAGGTGAAGTTGCTCTTCCAGTATTTCCTACAGGTGTAGAAAAAAATGCAATAGGAAGCATTGTTCAAAACCTTATGGAGATTTATCCGTATTTGAAAAAAACGCAAGCTCATTTCTATGCTCTGCATTGCACTATTGGAAAACATTACACAATAGCTCAATTTAAAAAAGAAG
- a CDS encoding elongation factor 4 (product inferred by homology to UniProt): protein MKYDLKHIRNFSIIAHIDHGKSTLADRILESTGAVEVRELKEQLLDDLELERRRGITIKLNAVSINYHAKNGEDYLFNLIDTPGHVDFTYEVSRSLAACEGAILVIDATQGVEAQTIANAYLAIDNDLTILPIINKMDLPSADLDRTKEELIDALGMDPSEAVPVSAKTGLNIDKVLEKIVEDLPCPQGDINAPLKALIFDSHFDPYRGVIMMIRVKEGTIHVGDTILLMSAKKEYLVTELGIRTPKEVRVKELGAGEVGYLSAQIKDIHDVMVGDTVTLKNNSCTEALPGYRKLNPMVYSGIYPADNDDFEALREALEKLALNDAALVYEPETSTALGSGFRCGFLGLLHLEVVQERLENEYGLDLISTSPSVIYHVTTTDNVEHIIDNPCEFPPTGNIKLAEEPWVKAEVLTPTSYVGSLMKLCQDHRGVFLSMDYIDQTRVSLKYKMPLSEIIFNFFDRLKSVSAGYASLDYELLGYEKSDLVKMEILLNGEVCDALTSIVYQGFAYRRGRVIVDKLKDVIPRQQFEIPVQAAIGGKIIARSDIKALRKDVLAKCYGGDISRKKKLLEKQKEGKKRMRQFGKVAVPQEAFIAILSIDEE, encoded by the coding sequence TCCATAATAGCTCATATTGATCACGGAAAATCTACTTTGGCCGATCGTATTTTAGAATCGACTGGTGCAGTTGAAGTCCGAGAATTAAAAGAACAATTACTAGATGATCTTGAACTTGAAAGACGAAGAGGAATCACAATTAAACTAAATGCTGTTTCGATTAATTATCATGCTAAAAATGGTGAAGATTATCTTTTTAATTTGATCGATACTCCGGGACATGTAGATTTCACTTATGAAGTCTCACGTTCTTTAGCAGCTTGTGAAGGTGCAATTCTTGTTATTGATGCGACGCAGGGAGTGGAAGCTCAAACGATAGCTAACGCTTATTTAGCTATTGATAATGATTTAACAATTTTGCCAATAATTAATAAGATGGATCTTCCTAGTGCAGATTTAGATAGAACGAAAGAAGAATTGATCGATGCTTTAGGCATGGATCCTTCAGAAGCGGTTCCAGTTTCTGCAAAAACAGGCTTGAATATCGATAAAGTCTTAGAAAAAATAGTAGAAGATTTACCTTGTCCCCAAGGTGATATCAATGCTCCTTTAAAAGCTTTGATATTTGATTCTCATTTTGACCCATATCGTGGGGTAATAATGATGATCAGAGTCAAAGAAGGAACTATTCACGTTGGTGATACTATTCTTTTGATGAGCGCCAAAAAAGAATATCTTGTTACAGAATTAGGTATTAGAACACCAAAAGAAGTCAGAGTCAAAGAATTGGGTGCTGGTGAAGTAGGATATTTAAGCGCGCAAATTAAAGATATCCATGATGTTATGGTCGGTGATACTGTTACATTAAAAAATAATTCTTGTACAGAAGCTTTACCTGGTTATAGGAAATTAAATCCGATGGTTTATTCAGGTATTTATCCAGCTGATAATGATGATTTTGAAGCCTTGAGAGAGGCGCTGGAAAAGTTGGCTTTAAATGATGCTGCTTTGGTTTATGAACCGGAAACATCAACTGCTTTAGGATCTGGTTTTAGATGTGGCTTTTTAGGACTTCTTCATCTTGAAGTTGTTCAAGAACGGTTAGAAAATGAATATGGATTAGATCTGATTTCAACTTCTCCAAGTGTTATTTATCATGTTACAACTACTGATAATGTTGAACACATTATTGATAACCCTTGTGAATTTCCACCGACCGGAAATATCAAACTTGCTGAAGAACCTTGGGTCAAGGCTGAAGTTTTGACACCAACGAGTTATGTTGGAAGTTTAATGAAACTTTGTCAGGATCATCGCGGAGTATTTCTCAGTATGGATTATATTGATCAAACAAGAGTTTCTTTGAAATACAAAATGCCACTTTCAGAAATTATTTTTAATTTCTTTGATCGATTAAAATCTGTCAGTGCTGGTTATGCATCATTAGATTATGAACTATTAGGATATGAAAAAAGTGATCTTGTCAAAATGGAAATTTTGCTTAATGGCGAAGTTTGCGATGCTTTAACTTCTATTGTTTATCAAGGTTTTGCTTATAGAAGGGGCAGAGTTATCGTTGATAAATTAAAAGATGTTATTCCTAGACAGCAATTTGAAATTCCAGTTCAAGCAGCTATCGGTGGAAAAATTATTGCTCGAAGCGATATTAAAGCTTTAAGAAAAGATGTTCTTGCCAAATGTTATGGTGGTGATATCTCACGTAAGAAAAAGCTTCTTGAAAAACAAAAAGAAGGTAAAAAACGTATGAGACAATTTGGTAAAGTTGCTGTTCCACAGGAAGCATTTATTGCTATTTTGTCAATTGATGAAGAATAA